The following nucleotide sequence is from Lacinutrix sp. Hel_I_90.
ACCTAATTCTGGAAAACCCAATTTTCCAAAGATTAATAAATAGTTTAAAATTACATTGACCACATTTGCTAAAATAGTAGCATACATAGGATATCGCGTCATAGACAGCCCATCGCTAAACTGCTTAAACCCTTGAAAAACAATTAAAGGAATTAAAGATAAAGCCACGAAATCTAAATAGGGTATTGCCAACTCTACAACCTCAACAGGCTGCTTCATTAAATACATCAAAGGCTTGGCAAAAAAGACTAATACGAATAGCAAAACGCCTAAAACAGTACATAAAAACAAGCCATGTTTAAAAGCAGATTTTCCTTCTTTAAAATTATGAGCCGCATCTGCTTCTGCCACTAAGGGAGTAATAGCTGTACTAAATCCAATGCCTAATGACATCGCAATAAACATAAAACTGTTACCCAAAGACACTGCAGCCAATTGTGCTGTTCCTAATTGGCCGACCATAATGTTGTCTACAAAGCTTACAAAGGTGTGACCGAGCATGCCTAACATTACTGGTGCTGCTAATTGCCAATTGTATTTGAATTCTTTAGTGTAGTTGGATAGAACCATTTTGCAAAAGTAGTGGTTTCAATGTTTGGTTTTAGAAAAAAGTTTTCAGGAAGGGGTAATGCTGTTGTTTTGAAAATCACAGGTCAAAGACGAGCGCTAGCATGAGATTATTTTATTTTAATTGATAAGAGTATGTTATCCGCTTTTTTCTCCCACTCCTCTTTTAATACTTCAATAGTGTTAAACGTAAACATTAAAAGTTTCCCTTTATAAACTGTAAAAAAATAATAATTAAAAATCTTTTGATCAATCGCTTGTGTTAAAAATTTAAAGTAGACTATCTGTTTCCCATTGACATCCTTTTCTCCTACCTCAGAAACCTCAATATCGCTTCTTGATTTCATTAACTTACTTAGGTGTCTCGTTCTATATTCAATAAGATTGTTTTCCGCCAAAGACATGTTAGATAAATTAGCGATAAAATTGACTGTTCCATCTTCATTAGATACCACGAATGAAGGTTTTTGGTTCATTCCGTATTTATATTGAAACATCTCTTCAGACATTTCTATCAAATTATCAGGTACTTGAACACTCACATCATCATTAAGAATCTTATAAGTCCTTAAATCATTTTGGCATAAACTTTTTGATATACTGCATAGTAATAATGTGAGAGTTATTATGTTTCTATACATTTAGGTCTATTTTACTTAATTCTTTTCTTGCAGTTTCAAACTCCTCCACCATTTCTTTCACTATCGCTGCTACTGGTTTTATATCATGTATTAACCCTGCAATTTGTCCGATTTCCAGCTCACCATCTTCCAAATCACCTTCAAACATGCCTTTTTTTGCACGGGCTCTACCTAAAAATTCTTTGAGTTGTTCTGGTGTTGCTGCTGTTTTGTACAATTCTTGTAGGTCGTTATAGAATTTATTTTTCACTAATCTAACGGGCGCTAATTCTTTTAAAGTTAATTGCGTATCGCCTTCCTTTGAATCTACCACGACTTGTTTAAAGGCCTGGTGTGCAGACGATTCTTCACTAGCAACAAAACGACTTCCTACTTGAACGCCATCGGCGCCTAAAACCATACAAGCTAACATGGCCTTGCCTGTGGCGATTCCTCCAGCCGCTATTAATGGTATTTGTAATTGTTCTTTTACCATAGGAATTAATGTTAGCGTCGTGGTTTCGTCGCGACCATTATGTCCTCCAGCTTCAAAGCCTTCGGCAACCACAGCATCAACACCTGCTTCCTGTGCTTTCAAGGCAAACTTTACACTGCTCACAACATGCACGACAATAATGCCTTTATCTTGTAACCATGTGGTCCATGTTTTAGGGTTTCCCGCCGATGTAAATACAATCTTTACGCCTTCTTCAACGATGATATCCATAATTTCCTGAATATTGGGATACAACATGGGCACATTAACACCAAAGGGCTTATCTGTCGCTTTCTTGCATTTTTGAATGTGCTCACGTAACACTTCCGGATACATGCTTCCAGCACCTATTAGCCCTAAAATTCCTGAGTTACTTGCTGCAGATGCTAATTTCCAGCCACTATTCCAAATCATACCGGCTTGAATGATTGGATATTTTATAGTAAAAAGTGTTGTTATTTTGTTTTGCATATAACTTTGTTGTCATCCCCACGAAGGCGGGAATCTCTTTAATTATTGGTAAATTAATTTTAGCAGATTTCTTTAATATATAAAAATCACTTTGCCCTATATTTTCATAG
It contains:
- a CDS encoding nitronate monooxygenase family protein — translated: MQNKITTLFTIKYPIIQAGMIWNSGWKLASAASNSGILGLIGAGSMYPEVLREHIQKCKKATDKPFGVNVPMLYPNIQEIMDIIVEEGVKIVFTSAGNPKTWTTWLQDKGIIVVHVVSSVKFALKAQEAGVDAVVAEGFEAGGHNGRDETTTLTLIPMVKEQLQIPLIAAGGIATGKAMLACMVLGADGVQVGSRFVASEESSAHQAFKQVVVDSKEGDTQLTLKELAPVRLVKNKFYNDLQELYKTAATPEQLKEFLGRARAKKGMFEGDLEDGELEIGQIAGLIHDIKPVAAIVKEMVEEFETARKELSKIDLNV